One genomic region from Sander lucioperca isolate FBNREF2018 chromosome 3, SLUC_FBN_1.2, whole genome shotgun sequence encodes:
- the bola3 gene encoding bolA-like protein 3 isoform X2 codes for MFACKRSLMVSALRVIRSNQVVVSGHGQRCMSTQTDGEARIANILKEKFPLAASLKVVDISGGCGAMYEIHIESSEFKGKRTIQQHQLVNQALKEEIQGMHGLRIFTDVPKH; via the exons ATGTTTGCTTGTAAACGTAGCTTGATGGTCTCTGCGCTTCGGGTTATTCGCAGTAATCAA GTTGTTGTGTCTGGTCATGGGCAGAGATGTATGTCCACACAAACAGACGGAGAGGCCCGCATCGCGAACATACTGAAGGAGAAGTTCCCGTTAGCTGCATCGCTCAAAGTTGTGGATATATCAG GTGGTTGTGGGGCCATGTATGAGATCCATATAGAGTCCAGTGAGTTCAAAGGAAAAAGGACCATCCAACAACACCAATTAGTCAATCAG GCACTCAAGGAAGAGATTCAAGGAATGCATGGACTGcgaatatttactgatgttccAAAACATTAG
- the vat1l gene encoding synaptic vesicle membrane protein VAT-1 homolog-like, which produces MAKEGADMTEETEYMIDKNVSKEAENVESSGDAKEMRAVVLAGFGGLNKLRVTKKAMPEPQDGEVKIRVKACGLNFLDLMVRQGTVDNPPKPPLVPGFECSGIVESVGENTTGFEIGDRVMAFVNYNAWAEVVCTPVDFVYKMPEEMTFAEAAAFSLNFVAAYMMLFEVANLREGMSVLVHSAGGGVGQAVAQLCSTVPNVTVFGIASCFKHAAIRDSVTHLFDRNVDYIQEVKKISPEGVDIVLDCLCGENTAKGLTLLRPLGTYILYGASNMVTGETKSFFSFAKSWWQVEKVNPIKLYEENKVIAGFSLLNLLFKHGKCSLVKSVMDKLLCLYDQKKIKPVVDSLWALEEVKEAMQRIHDRGNIGKLILDVEKSPTPLMASDSTETSEAGEEEEEPEGDNDSKERMPFIH; this is translated from the exons ATGGCTAAAGAAGGAGCAGATATGACAGAGGAGACCGAGTACATGATAGACAAAAATGTGAGCAAAGAAGCAGAAAATGTGGAATCGTCCGGCGATGCCAAAGAAATGCGAGCGGTGGTACTGGCAGGTTTCGGAGGTCTTAACAAACTCAGGGTAACCAAGAAGGCAATGCCCGAGCCTCAGGATGGTGAAGTGAAAATACGCGTCAAAGCATG CGGCTTGAATTTCCTGGATCTGATGGTACGTCAGGGAACTGTTGATAATCCTCCAAAACCCCCTCTTGTCCCTGGGTTTGAATGCTCTGGAATAGTAGAGTCAGTAGGTGAAAACACAACAGGATTTGAG ATAGGCGACAGAGTCATGGCTTTTGTCAATTACAATGCCTGGGCAGAGGTTGTTTGCACACCTGTGGATTTTGTCTACAAGATGCCAGAGGAAATGACTTTTGCTGAGGCTGCTGCATTCTCCCTGAACTTTGTGGCTGCCTACATGATGCTCTTTGAGGTTGCCAATCTGCGAGAGGGGATGTCAGTGTTGGTTCACTCAGCAGGAGgtggtgta GGTCAAGCTGTGGCTCAGCTTTGCTCCACTGTACCTAATGTCACTGTGTTCGGGATCGCCTCATGTTTCAAACACGCAGCCATCAGAGACTCTGTGACTCACCTCtttgacagaaatgttgattatatACAAGAAGTGAAAAA GATTTCTCCAGAGGGAGTAGACATTGTGTTGGACTGCCTGTGTGGGGAGAACACAGCGAAAGGCCTGACTCTGCTGAGGCCTTTGGGAACCTACATACTCTATG gcGCGTCAAACATGGTAACTGGGGAAACAAAGAGTTTCTTCAGCTTTGCAAAATCT TGGTGGCAGGTGGAGAAGGTGAATCCTATTAAACTATACGAGGAGAACAAAGTCATAGCAGGATTCTCGCTCCTCAACCTCCTCTTTAAACACGGGAAATGTAGTCTTGTGAAATCAGTGATGGACAAACTCTTGTGTCTCTATGACCAAAAGAAGATCAAGCCGGTAGTGGACTCCCTATGGGCGTTGGAGGAG GTAAAAGAGGCCATGCAGAGAATCCATGACAGAGGCAACATAGGAAAACTCATTCTGGATGTCGAGAAGTCTCCCACCCCTTTG
- the bola3 gene encoding bolA-like protein 3 isoform X1, giving the protein MFACKRSLMVSALRVIRSNQVVVVSGHGQRCMSTQTDGEARIANILKEKFPLAASLKVVDISGGCGAMYEIHIESSEFKGKRTIQQHQLVNQALKEEIQGMHGLRIFTDVPKH; this is encoded by the exons ATGTTTGCTTGTAAACGTAGCTTGATGGTCTCTGCGCTTCGGGTTATTCGCAGTAATCAA GTTGTTGTTGTGTCTGGTCATGGGCAGAGATGTATGTCCACACAAACAGACGGAGAGGCCCGCATCGCGAACATACTGAAGGAGAAGTTCCCGTTAGCTGCATCGCTCAAAGTTGTGGATATATCAG GTGGTTGTGGGGCCATGTATGAGATCCATATAGAGTCCAGTGAGTTCAAAGGAAAAAGGACCATCCAACAACACCAATTAGTCAATCAG GCACTCAAGGAAGAGATTCAAGGAATGCATGGACTGcgaatatttactgatgttccAAAACATTAG